A genomic window from Peptococcaceae bacterium includes:
- a CDS encoding ATP-dependent Clp protease proteolytic subunit, translating into MKIKGRLLYGLVLLFAFLAAGLHASPAQLVYVVPVQGTIDPGQARFVERSYREAGELKATMVLLEVDTPGGMVDAALKIRDTIRRSPVPTTALVRGGAISAGALITLACEKIAMEPGSTIGAAEPRIGAEKADEKYISYFSKEMASTAETNGRRPDIAVAMVDRDKEIPGLVEKGKLLTLTYLEAEKYGYADYIVKDRSELLAKLDLAGAQVKESAPSLPERLARVLTNPFVAPLLLTIGIAGIVIEIFTVGWGVAGTVGLISLGLYFAGNLLAGFTGWEALLLFLLGIILLGVEAVVPGFGIPGIGGIACLTVSIIMAAPSWEAGIISLVFALVGTIILLFLSFKILNRRKFWNRLVLGTSYKKEDGYIPQAEDLSRHIGARGTAHTILRPAGTVVLEDGTRLDVVADGEYIARGEKIEVVRVEGIRVIVQPVREQ; encoded by the coding sequence GTGAAGATTAAGGGCCGTCTTCTTTATGGATTAGTTTTGTTGTTTGCTTTTTTGGCTGCCGGGCTGCACGCCTCGCCGGCGCAACTGGTTTACGTTGTGCCTGTGCAAGGCACAATAGACCCCGGCCAGGCCAGGTTCGTGGAAAGAAGTTACCGGGAAGCAGGCGAGCTTAAAGCGACAATGGTCTTGCTGGAGGTTGATACGCCCGGCGGGATGGTTGACGCAGCCCTGAAAATAAGGGACACCATCCGCCGCAGTCCAGTCCCCACCACGGCGCTGGTGCGTGGAGGAGCTATTTCAGCGGGAGCCTTGATCACCCTGGCCTGTGAAAAGATAGCCATGGAACCCGGGAGTACCATCGGCGCAGCCGAACCGCGGATCGGGGCGGAAAAAGCCGACGAGAAATACATCTCGTATTTCTCAAAAGAGATGGCCTCAACAGCCGAGACGAACGGCCGCAGGCCCGACATTGCGGTCGCCATGGTGGACAGGGACAAGGAAATACCGGGGCTGGTGGAAAAAGGCAAACTGCTGACGCTTACCTACCTGGAAGCTGAAAAGTACGGTTATGCGGATTATATCGTGAAAGACAGGAGCGAACTTTTGGCCAAGCTTGATTTGGCCGGGGCGCAGGTTAAGGAAAGCGCGCCCTCTTTGCCGGAACGGTTGGCGAGGGTGCTGACCAATCCCTTTGTGGCCCCGCTTCTTTTGACCATAGGAATTGCCGGCATTGTGATTGAAATATTCACTGTGGGTTGGGGCGTGGCCGGGACCGTCGGTCTTATTTCCCTGGGTCTCTACTTCGCCGGCAACCTCCTGGCAGGGTTTACCGGGTGGGAAGCGCTGCTCCTTTTCCTGCTGGGCATTATCCTGCTGGGCGTGGAAGCGGTCGTTCCCGGGTTTGGGATACCCGGCATTGGCGGGATTGCCTGTTTAACTGTCAGCATTATTATGGCCGCGCCCAGCTGGGAAGCGGGCATAATCTCCCTGGTTTTTGCGCTGGTCGGGACCATCATCCTCTTGTTCCTGAGTTTTAAGATACTGAACCGGCGAAAGTTCTGGAATCGCCTGGTCCTGGGAACCAGCTACAAAAAAGAAGACGGGTATATCCCGCAGGCTGAGGATTTGAGCAGGCACATCGGAGCGAGAGGAACTGCTCACACCATCCTGCGCCCCGCCGGAACAGTGGTCCTGGAAGACGGGACCCGGCTGGACGTCGTCGCTGACGGGGAATACATCGCCAGGGGAGAGAAGATAGAAGTGGTCCGCGTGGAAGGGATCAGGGTCATTGTCCAGCCCGTGCGGGAGCAGTAA